CTGATAGCTTTGGAGGATTTGTTGAAAAAGTTGCTCAGCACTATAAAGATATGGAAATAGTTAAAGACTTCGAAAGCAAGCCAACCAATATTCCGCTATGGATGATGCTGAGCCAGACAGTGTCACAAAAAGGCAGAGATAAGGATGCTAAACCGTTGTTAGCCGGCGCAGTTATGCGCTCAATTATTACCGGCACCGCCTATCCTGCAAGCTTGTTTAATGCAATGATAATGAGAGTCAGGGCTGATATGGACGATAAAGACCGCAGAATAGAACGCGTGAATTACATTAGGGCTTCAATCATCAAAGCGTATTTAGTACGGAATGCACGACTGCAAAATAATCAAGAGTTAAAGGAGGTACTGACAGTGAGCTTGAATGAGCAATCAACAAATACTGAGTACTTGTTGGGTCGACTTTTTGCCATTCTGGAAAAAGCGCAGCAAGACGCCAACCCAGGGATAAATGCGACGATTAAAGATCGCTATTTTGCCTCTGCCTGCGCGACCCCCGGCGCTGTGTTCCCGATTTTACTAAGATTAGCTCAGCATCATATATCCAAATCAGACTACGGATATGCAATCGACAAAAGGTTAGAGCCGATCATAAATGGGCTAACTAAATTTCCATCACATTTGTCGCTTGAGCAGCAAGGGACTTTTATCCTCGGTTATTATCATCAACGGGTAGCCTTATATCAGAAGGCAAAAAAAGAAGTTGAGGAGGCCTAATAATGAGTGAAGTTATCAAGAATCGTTATGAGTTTGTTGTTCTTTTGGACGTTGAAAATGGTAACCCCAATGGTGACCCAGATGCCGGCAATATGCCACGAATTGATGCCGAGACTAATCATGGGATAATTACTGATGTATGTTTGAAACGCAAGATTAGAAATTATGTTGAATTAGCAAAAGAGGAGTCAGAAGGTTTCAAAATCTATGTTAAAGATGGAGCGATATTAAACAAGCAGCATGAGACAGCCTATGTTGGACTTGGAATTGATCCAAAAGATGAAAAAGCCTCAAAGGCAAATCGCGAACCTCTGCGAGATTTCATGTGCAAAAACTTCTATGATGTACGGGCTTTTGGCGCGGTCATGACCACCAAGATTAATTGTGGGCAAGTAAGAGGTCCTATTCAGCTGAATTTTGCAAGAAGCGTAGATCCCATAGTTACTCAGGAATTGACCATAACCAGGATGGCTGTCACCACAGAGGCGGATGCTGAGAAAAAGTCAACTGAAATGGGCAGAAAGCATGTTGTTCCGTATGCACTCTACAAAACTGAGGGCTATATTTCCGCCAATCTAGCCAGGAAGACAACTGGATTTACTGAGGAGGATCTGAAGCTATTCTGGGAGGCAATAATCAACATGTTCGAACATGACCATTCAGCTGCAAGGGGCAAAATGGCAGTTCGTAAATTGGTTGTATTTAAGCATGATAATGAATTAGGCAATGCGCCATCCCATAAGTTATTCGAATTGATCAAGGTGAAGAAGAAGGAGCAGACCAAGCCGGCAAGAGCCTACGATGATTACAACGTAGAAATTGATTGTGCCAATGTCCCTGAGGGCGTTTCACTGATAGAGATGGTTTGATGTCTCATTTTAGTGATGATGATCTCCTGGCATTATCAGGTATTCAGCATTTTGCCTTTTGCCAAAGGCAATGGGCGCTAATTCATGTGGAAAAACAATGGGCTGAGAATTTGCGCACGGTTCAGGGAAAGCAATTGCATGAGCGTGTCGATAATCCTGATTTCTTTGAATCTAGGGGGGACATTTTAACAACAAGGTCTGTCCCCCTCTCTTCTTATGTACTTGGTCTCTATGGTGTAGCAGATATGATTGAATTTCATGCTGTGGAGCAAGGTGGCGTTAAGCTTAATGGTAGAGACGGCGAATGGCTCCCTGTTCCTATAGAGTATAAGAGGGGACGCCCAAAACGTGATAATATCGATGAGGTGCAGGTTTGCGCCCAAGCCCTTTGCCTAGAAGAAATGCTAAATATAGAAATACATCATGGTTTTATTTTCTATGGAGAAACCAGACATCGGGATAAGGTAATCTTCCATACGGAGCTTAGAAATAGTGTCGAAGAACTGGCCAAACAGATGCATAGCCTCTTTAAACAAAACATCACTCCGAGACCGAACTATACTAGTGCCTGTAAATCTTGTTCTCTTGTAGATATGTGTATTCCTAAGTTAGATGGTAAGCATTCTGGTGTGGCTAAGTATATCAATAAATTTCTTAGTAGGGAGTTGCTATGAGAAAGCTACTCAGTGTGTTATACGTCAGTACTCCAGAGTCTTACCTGTCTCTAGAAGGTGAAAACATTGTAATCTCCGTTGAGGGCACAAAAAAATTTCAGATTCCTGTGCATAACATAGAAAGTGTCGTTTGTTTCGGCTACTTGGGGGCAAGTCCAGCATTGATTGGCTTTTGTGCTAAAAACGGGGTGGGATTAAGCTTTGTGAGTCCCTATGGCAAATTTTTGGGGCGTGTTACCGGTGGTGTCTATGGAAATGTATCGTTGAGAAAAGAACAATTTCGCCGATCAGACGACGAGACTAAATGTTTACCGATTGCGATTAGTTGTATCACAAGCAAGTTGAATAATTCTAGGGTTGTATTGGAGAGGTGTATTCGCGATCATGCCGAGAATGTTGATACGAAGTCACTCAAAGAGATCTCAGCATATCTAAAAATCAATGCAAACCGGTTACAAAAATGTGAGACGCTGGATGAAATTCGGGGTATGGAAGGTGATAACGCCAGAGCTTACTTTGGCGTGTTTAATGAACTGATATTACATCAGAAAAAGCACTTTTATATGCACGGTAGAATTAAAAGGCCACCTACAGACAACCTAAATGCGATGCTTTCGTTTCTTTACACGATATTGGCACATGACGTACAATCAGCTTTAGAGACAGTTGGATTG
This Bacillota bacterium DNA region includes the following protein-coding sequences:
- the cas7c gene encoding type I-C CRISPR-associated protein Cas7/Csd2 — translated: MSEVIKNRYEFVVLLDVENGNPNGDPDAGNMPRIDAETNHGIITDVCLKRKIRNYVELAKEESEGFKIYVKDGAILNKQHETAYVGLGIDPKDEKASKANREPLRDFMCKNFYDVRAFGAVMTTKINCGQVRGPIQLNFARSVDPIVTQELTITRMAVTTEADAEKKSTEMGRKHVVPYALYKTEGYISANLARKTTGFTEEDLKLFWEAIINMFEHDHSAARGKMAVRKLVVFKHDNELGNAPSHKLFELIKVKKKEQTKPARAYDDYNVEIDCANVPEGVSLIEMV
- the cas1c gene encoding type I-C CRISPR-associated endonuclease Cas1, translating into MRKLLSVLYVSTPESYLSLEGENIVISVEGTKKFQIPVHNIESVVCFGYLGASPALIGFCAKNGVGLSFVSPYGKFLGRVTGGVYGNVSLRKEQFRRSDDETKCLPIAISCITSKLNNSRVVLERCIRDHAENVDTKSLKEISAYLKINANRLQKCETLDEIRGMEGDNARAYFGVFNELILHQKKHFYMHGRIKRPPTDNLNAMLSFLYTILAHDVQSALETVGLDPYVGFLHRDRPGRPSLALDIMEEFRAFMVDRLVISLINRKQVTAKGFSRKESGEVLMDDDTRKEVLTAWQKRKQERITHPFLNEKIDLGLLPYVQALLLARYLRGDLDLYPPFLWK
- the cas4 gene encoding CRISPR-associated protein Cas4; the protein is MSHFSDDDLLALSGIQHFAFCQRQWALIHVEKQWAENLRTVQGKQLHERVDNPDFFESRGDILTTRSVPLSSYVLGLYGVADMIEFHAVEQGGVKLNGRDGEWLPVPIEYKRGRPKRDNIDEVQVCAQALCLEEMLNIEIHHGFIFYGETRHRDKVIFHTELRNSVEELAKQMHSLFKQNITPRPNYTSACKSCSLVDMCIPKLDGKHSGVAKYINKFLSRELL